In Deltaproteobacteria bacterium, a single window of DNA contains:
- a CDS encoding insulinase family protein, translated as MKHRIAMNDQPNGANGVVSSPSATDRLLFTLENGLRVVIQEDHFAPVVAIQMWVKAGSADETPDVAGAAHVHEHMIFKGTARRPVGAIAAEVESSGGNINAFTTADHTVYHLVLASRYFATGLDILADALQNTTFDPHELSKELQVVMEEWKRGEDSPTSRAATELFRIAYATHPYGRPVIGFRETVEALNRDRVVNFYHRWYHPNNMTLVIVGDVDLETARQEVIRHFTTQHATTLPIRPRTPEPPQTELRLSVLDMNVEEFYLYLSFPIPPAEHKDVYALDLLSYILGGGESSRLVQDLQADKELVNWIVAHAYTPQDPGLFIVTAALEREKIPTALEEIFTALFRAKYELVSAVELARARTNLESDFVYRRETVQGQARQLGYFLTLFDDPDFDRRYLDGLASVTRQDLLEVAQRYIRPETLSAVFLGATTDAALPTADQIRSLCQRLDHPEQQPVTALAVPAKRHDAQVSVTTLSNGIRLLIKEHHEVPVMSIQAVVLGGLLFEHEQNTGINNFLAGLLTRGSERFSRLALAEAVESVAGSLRGFSGRNSLGLSGSFLTTSRVDHALDLFLETLLHPIFPEEEVEKRRRETLLALKNREDELSQIAFDLFYSTIFTTHPYRFPILGHEDSIRRLTREMLTDYYRTTLNSTNLVVSIVGDVDTSQIVAQLRGALEVLPRPHHTLALPPHEPRPTSERRQRREVDKQQAHIVLGYHGVSLSHADRYALKILDAVLSRQGGRLFYEVREQRALAYSVSAFSMEGVAPGVFGVYLGTDPSKVDEAITAARHELDLVRNQLVEEHEIEQAKKYITGSYEISLQSNGAQSEEMAFNELYGLGYDNGQRYLAALNQVTAEDLRRVARTYLDPKLETLVVVGK; from the coding sequence ATGAAACACAGAATAGCTATGAATGATCAACCTAATGGTGCTAATGGTGTCGTCTCTTCACCCTCAGCCACAGATCGCCTCCTTTTCACTTTAGAAAACGGACTCCGCGTGGTCATCCAAGAAGACCACTTTGCTCCGGTGGTCGCGATCCAGATGTGGGTCAAAGCCGGCAGCGCCGATGAGACGCCGGACGTCGCCGGAGCTGCCCATGTCCACGAGCATATGATTTTCAAAGGCACCGCACGCCGCCCGGTTGGCGCAATCGCTGCCGAAGTCGAATCTTCAGGTGGCAACATCAATGCTTTTACGACCGCAGATCACACCGTCTATCACCTCGTTCTGGCGTCACGTTATTTTGCCACGGGCCTCGATATTCTTGCCGATGCACTGCAAAACACGACTTTTGATCCACATGAGCTGAGCAAAGAATTACAAGTCGTCATGGAGGAATGGAAACGCGGAGAAGATTCGCCAACCTCGCGAGCCGCAACTGAGCTATTCCGCATCGCCTATGCCACACATCCCTATGGCCGCCCGGTTATTGGCTTTCGTGAGACCGTAGAAGCGTTGAACCGCGATCGGGTCGTGAATTTTTATCATCGCTGGTATCACCCCAATAATATGACGTTAGTCATCGTCGGCGATGTGGATCTTGAAACTGCACGTCAGGAAGTCATCCGCCATTTCACCACTCAGCACGCTACTACGTTGCCGATCCGCCCGCGGACTCCGGAACCGCCACAAACAGAACTACGCCTGTCAGTGCTCGACATGAACGTCGAGGAGTTCTATTTGTATCTCAGTTTTCCCATCCCTCCGGCTGAACACAAAGATGTCTATGCCCTCGACTTACTGAGCTATATCCTCGGCGGGGGAGAAAGCTCACGCCTCGTACAAGATCTCCAAGCAGATAAGGAACTGGTGAACTGGATTGTCGCCCACGCCTACACTCCACAAGATCCAGGCTTGTTTATCGTCACGGCAGCTCTCGAACGTGAGAAGATTCCTACCGCCTTAGAAGAGATTTTTACGGCTCTCTTTCGTGCGAAATATGAATTGGTGTCCGCCGTCGAACTGGCCCGCGCCCGCACAAACTTAGAGAGCGATTTCGTCTATCGACGCGAGACTGTCCAGGGGCAGGCTCGGCAACTGGGATATTTTCTCACGCTCTTTGATGATCCAGATTTTGATCGTCGCTATCTTGACGGGCTCGCCAGCGTCACGCGCCAAGATCTCCTGGAAGTCGCCCAACGGTATATACGCCCGGAAACGCTGTCCGCAGTATTTCTGGGTGCCACTACTGATGCCGCCCTGCCAACTGCAGACCAGATTCGTTCGCTTTGCCAGAGACTCGACCATCCTGAGCAGCAGCCTGTAACTGCACTCGCGGTTCCAGCAAAACGCCACGATGCCCAAGTATCCGTCACAACGCTCAGTAACGGCATTCGCCTCCTGATCAAAGAACACCATGAAGTACCGGTGATGTCGATTCAGGCCGTGGTGCTCGGTGGGTTGTTGTTCGAGCATGAGCAGAATACGGGGATCAACAACTTTCTCGCGGGTTTATTGACACGCGGGAGTGAACGGTTTTCTCGTCTGGCGTTAGCCGAAGCAGTCGAATCCGTCGCCGGCAGTCTGCGCGGTTTCTCTGGCCGCAACAGCCTGGGGTTGTCAGGCTCGTTTCTCACAACATCGCGCGTTGATCACGCACTCGATCTCTTTCTCGAAACCCTTTTGCATCCAATCTTCCCGGAAGAGGAAGTCGAAAAACGGCGACGCGAAACATTACTCGCGCTGAAGAATCGGGAAGACGAACTCTCGCAAATCGCTTTCGATCTCTTTTATTCGACGATTTTCACTACCCATCCCTACCGTTTTCCGATCTTGGGCCATGAAGACAGCATCCGCCGGCTTACGCGTGAGATGCTCACTGACTATTACCGCACGACACTGAACTCCACCAATCTGGTGGTCAGTATTGTTGGCGATGTCGACACGTCACAAATTGTCGCCCAACTCCGAGGAGCCCTCGAGGTACTGCCACGTCCGCACCATACGCTGGCGCTCCCTCCACACGAACCTCGTCCGACGAGTGAACGTCGACAACGCAGGGAAGTCGACAAGCAGCAAGCGCATATCGTGCTTGGCTATCATGGGGTCTCGCTCTCACATGCCGACCGTTATGCCTTGAAAATTCTGGATGCGGTCCTCTCCCGCCAAGGTGGACGGTTGTTTTACGAAGTCCGCGAACAACGCGCCCTGGCCTATTCCGTCTCTGCTTTCAGCATGGAAGGCGTAGCCCCTGGGGTCTTCGGCGTCTATCTCGGAACAGACCCAAGCAAGGTCGACGAAGCCATTACCGCAGCTCGCCACGAACTCGACCTCGTACGCAACCAATTAGTGGAAGAGCATGAGATTGAGCAGGCAAAAAAGTACATCACAGGAAGTTATGAAATTTCCCTGCAGTCGAATGGCGCCCAATCTGAGGAAATGGCCTTTAACGAACTCTATGGCTTAGGGTACGATAATGGCCAACGCTATCTTGCTGCGTTGAACCAAGTCACCGCGGAAGACTTGCGACGTGTCGCTCGAACATATCTGGATCCCAAGCTGGAAACGCTCGTGGTTGTGGGAAAATGA
- a CDS encoding 50S ribosomal protein L11 methyltransferase, with protein sequence MDKRAGLLAANTQHPTPNTQSWWCLSIAVPHEAAETVASFLIELGSEGVIESERDLTQPASPFTTVQGFFPLTRPTEELQRAVAQHLQQLRREFSDLNEVKPQISEITSDAWAGQWRGHFPPLLVGQRFLVLPPWESSAAWPERIPLIIDPSLAFGTGHHATTQGCLEAIESICLRDGPPARAFDLGTGSGILAIALAKLGTPNVWATDNDPIALEEAQKNATTNHVRHHLHLSDVEVAALPVPFPLLVANLFSSTLIALAPILSTAAPSRGYAILSGIQLDQEADVLAAYTAPLWQLITRYPKEEWVTLVIQRT encoded by the coding sequence ATGGATAAGCGAGCAGGTCTGCTAGCGGCTAACACCCAACACCCAACACCCAACACCCAATCCTGGTGGTGCTTGTCCATCGCGGTGCCGCACGAAGCAGCGGAAACGGTGGCAAGTTTTTTAATCGAACTCGGCTCTGAAGGGGTTATCGAGAGTGAACGCGACCTCACGCAGCCAGCCTCTCCGTTCACCACAGTCCAAGGGTTCTTTCCCCTGACACGACCAACAGAAGAATTACAACGTGCGGTTGCTCAACACCTCCAACAATTGAGACGCGAATTCTCCGATCTCAACGAGGTGAAACCACAAATTTCAGAGATTACCAGCGACGCGTGGGCAGGTCAGTGGCGCGGTCATTTTCCGCCACTCCTCGTCGGGCAGCGTTTTCTGGTGTTGCCACCCTGGGAATCTTCCGCAGCTTGGCCTGAACGTATTCCTCTCATCATCGATCCTAGTCTGGCGTTTGGTACGGGACATCACGCAACGACGCAAGGATGCTTGGAAGCGATCGAAAGTATCTGCCTCCGGGATGGACCACCCGCACGCGCATTCGACCTCGGTACAGGTTCCGGTATTTTGGCGATTGCTTTGGCCAAGCTGGGGACACCAAACGTGTGGGCAACAGATAATGATCCGATCGCACTCGAAGAGGCGCAGAAGAACGCCACGACCAATCACGTTCGCCATCATCTTCACCTCAGTGATGTCGAAGTCGCAGCACTCCCTGTCCCCTTCCCGCTGCTTGTCGCCAACTTATTTTCGTCAACGCTGATCGCTCTCGCGCCGATACTCTCAACCGCCGCTCCCTCCCGCGGGTATGCAATTCTCTCTGGTATTCAGTTAGACCAAGAAGCCGATGTCCTTGCAGCCTACACTGCCCCCCTGTGGCAACTCATTACACGGTACCCAAAAGAAGAATGGGTGACACTGGTAATCCAGCGCACCTAA
- a CDS encoding 16S rRNA (uracil(1498)-N(3))-methyltransferase: MRRFFVPHTQIRGSHAVIDGDEFHHLRHVLRLHEGDRVAIQDDRGREYTGTITSLMSSAAEVTFHHRSSLPSPRFHLTLAIGLLKGQKVDLVIEKVTELGVDRIIPFTSTFTVSQLPGDRQHDRLSRWQRITHSAAKQSSSTVPQILPPRTFNQLWDDIPSTDATIMFYEQTQQTTLKTFASEYPTLSSLYIIIGSEGGFSTEEVNLAQQHGSHIISLGSSILRAETASIVAVSLCRFLWDTDPVPPLPSQVHKT; encoded by the coding sequence ATGCGCCGCTTCTTCGTTCCTCACACTCAGATTCGAGGGTCTCACGCTGTTATCGACGGAGACGAGTTTCACCACCTTCGCCATGTTCTTCGTCTGCATGAGGGGGACCGAGTAGCAATCCAGGATGATCGCGGTCGAGAATACACTGGAACGATTACGTCACTCATGTCATCTGCTGCCGAAGTAACTTTTCATCACAGATCCAGTCTTCCTTCGCCACGCTTCCATCTCACCCTGGCCATCGGGCTGCTAAAGGGACAGAAGGTGGACCTCGTCATAGAAAAGGTCACCGAACTCGGCGTTGATCGTATTATCCCGTTCACTTCCACTTTTACCGTATCTCAACTGCCAGGAGACCGCCAACACGATCGCCTGTCGCGTTGGCAACGTATCACCCACAGTGCCGCGAAACAGTCAAGCAGCACGGTACCACAGATTCTTCCCCCGCGGACATTTAACCAGCTATGGGATGACATACCATCAACGGACGCAACCATTATGTTCTACGAACAGACTCAGCAAACGACACTCAAAACGTTTGCGAGCGAATATCCGACGCTCTCTTCCCTGTACATCATTATTGGGTCAGAGGGTGGGTTTTCCACAGAAGAAGTCAACCTGGCGCAGCAACACGGGAGTCACATCATCAGTCTGGGGTCATCAATTCTCCGCGCAGAAACTGCTAGCATCGTCGCGGTTTCACTGTGCCGCTTCTTGTGGGATACCGATCCGGTTCCCCCCTTGCCGTCTCAGGTACATAAAACGTAA
- the gshB gene encoding glutathione synthase, translating into MRFAFIMDPIQNVLIDKDTTFVFMLESQARGHEVWYLEMRDLFVHRSRAMGRVRRIELRRELGNHFTFHDEATEPLGKFDAVFMRKDPPFDVPYLHATQVLDLAQLDGAFVMNNPAGLRAANEKLFALNFPSVIPPTLVSQDAQRIKSFMEELGGEMIIKPVDGHGGFGIFYGHRDDRNMNSLIETMTHEGREPIIAQQYIPEVRQGDKRLIMLNGAPLGCTLRVPRADEHRGNIHVGGTCVKAEITARDREICREVGPRLRKEGLYFVGLDIIGEYLTEVNVTSPTGVQEINTLNGVKLETQVIEFVERQVEERQHRRA; encoded by the coding sequence ATGCGTTTCGCTTTTATCATGGACCCGATTCAAAATGTGTTGATCGACAAAGACACAACCTTTGTGTTTATGCTGGAGTCTCAAGCGCGGGGACATGAAGTATGGTATCTGGAAATGCGTGATCTCTTTGTCCATCGCTCCCGCGCGATGGGGCGAGTACGACGGATTGAACTGCGACGTGAACTGGGGAATCACTTTACGTTTCATGACGAAGCAACTGAACCGCTCGGCAAATTCGATGCGGTGTTCATGCGCAAAGACCCACCGTTTGACGTGCCCTACTTACATGCCACACAAGTGCTCGACCTTGCACAGCTCGATGGTGCATTCGTCATGAATAACCCAGCGGGCTTGCGTGCCGCCAACGAAAAGCTCTTTGCCTTGAATTTCCCCAGCGTCATCCCACCCACCCTGGTGTCACAAGATGCGCAACGCATTAAATCCTTCATGGAAGAACTCGGTGGGGAAATGATCATTAAGCCGGTCGATGGACACGGTGGCTTTGGCATCTTCTATGGCCATCGTGATGACCGCAACATGAACTCACTCATAGAGACCATGACCCATGAAGGTCGCGAGCCGATTATCGCACAGCAATATATTCCCGAAGTTCGTCAAGGCGACAAACGTCTCATCATGCTCAATGGTGCACCACTCGGGTGTACGCTGCGGGTCCCTCGCGCCGACGAACATCGTGGCAACATCCACGTGGGCGGGACGTGCGTAAAGGCAGAGATCACAGCGCGTGATCGTGAGATCTGCCGTGAAGTCGGTCCCCGTTTACGCAAAGAAGGACTCTACTTCGTTGGACTCGACATCATTGGCGAGTATCTGACCGAAGTGAATGTGACCAGCCCGACCGGTGTGCAAGAAATCAACACGTTAAATGGCGTCAAGCTTGAAACCCAAGTCATCGAGTTCGTCGAGCGGCAGGTTGAGGAGCGACAACATCGTCGGGCTTGA